From Sphingopyxis sp. USTB-05, the proteins below share one genomic window:
- a CDS encoding FGGY-family carbohydrate kinase yields MKGRATIVLDIGKTLAKLSLWSPDGALIERRVRPNERIRTAGYAALDTAGIEAWAVEVLRYFATLADVGAIVPVGHGAGAAIIRGDHLACPPLDYEEALPADLRTAYAAERDAFAETGSPALPDGLNLGAQLFRLERRDPTLARGTQIVPWAQYWSWLLSGVAASEVTSLGCHTDLWNPIAGRPSGLAERHGWAERLAPLRTAGDILGTLRPEWVFRTGLPADTEIHCGLHDSNAALLAARGFAEIADHESTVLSTGTWFVAMRSPQDAASVDIARLDERRDCLINVDVHGTPIPSARFMGGREIETLIGLDTRQSDIAPDQPALLDALPDTLAGGAMLLPTFAPGFGPFPHGRGRWIAEPPGQPARRAAVSLYAALVTDASLGLIGTRERLLIEGRFAEGQVFVRALAALRPDLRTYIGKAHNDVSYGALRLLDAALPTAEPLELVEPLDIDLGPYRDRWREEAERVEETA; encoded by the coding sequence ATGAAGGGTCGCGCCACCATAGTCCTCGATATCGGGAAAACCTTGGCAAAGCTGAGCCTCTGGTCGCCGGATGGCGCCTTGATTGAACGGCGCGTGCGGCCGAACGAGCGCATCAGGACGGCGGGCTATGCCGCGCTCGACACGGCCGGGATCGAAGCCTGGGCCGTCGAGGTGCTGCGATATTTCGCGACGCTTGCGGACGTAGGCGCGATCGTTCCGGTGGGCCATGGTGCCGGCGCAGCGATTATTCGCGGCGACCATCTTGCTTGCCCCCCGCTCGACTATGAAGAAGCGCTGCCGGCGGACTTGCGCACAGCCTATGCGGCCGAGCGGGACGCCTTTGCAGAGACGGGCTCCCCCGCCCTGCCCGACGGGCTCAATCTCGGCGCGCAGCTTTTCCGTCTTGAGCGTCGCGACCCCACGCTCGCGCGCGGCACGCAAATCGTGCCTTGGGCGCAATATTGGAGTTGGCTATTGAGCGGGGTGGCCGCATCGGAGGTGACCAGCCTCGGCTGTCATACCGATCTCTGGAACCCGATCGCCGGCAGGCCGTCCGGACTCGCCGAACGGCACGGCTGGGCGGAACGACTTGCCCCGCTGCGCACGGCGGGCGACATATTGGGCACGCTGCGGCCCGAATGGGTTTTCCGGACCGGGCTGCCCGCCGACACCGAGATCCATTGCGGCCTTCATGATTCGAACGCGGCGCTGCTCGCCGCGCGCGGCTTCGCCGAAATCGCAGATCATGAGTCGACCGTGCTGTCGACGGGCACATGGTTCGTCGCGATGCGATCTCCCCAGGACGCGGCGTCGGTCGACATCGCCCGCCTCGACGAGCGTCGCGATTGCCTGATCAACGTCGATGTCCACGGCACACCGATCCCGTCGGCCCGATTCATGGGTGGGCGCGAGATCGAGACATTGATCGGCCTCGACACGCGGCAAAGCGACATTGCGCCTGACCAACCCGCACTGCTGGACGCGCTGCCCGATACGCTCGCCGGTGGCGCAATGCTGCTGCCCACCTTCGCGCCGGGCTTCGGCCCCTTCCCGCATGGTCGCGGCCGATGGATCGCCGAGCCTCCGGGGCAGCCCGCGCGCCGCGCCGCAGTGTCGCTATACGCCGCGCTGGTCACCGACGCGTCGTTGGGCCTGATCGGCACAAGGGAACGCCTGTTGATCGAGGGCCGCTTCGCCGAAGGGCAGGTTTTCGTCCGCGCGCTTGCGGCGCTGCGGCCCGACCTTCGCACCTATATCGGTAAGGCGCACAATGACGTTTCCTATGGTGCGCTGCGGCTCTTGGACGCCGCGTTGCCCACGGCAGAACCGCTCGAACTGGTCGAGCCGCTCGATATCGATCTTGGGCCCTATCGCGACCGCTGGCGCGAAGAAGCCGAACGGGTGGAAGAAACCGCGTGA
- the lldD gene encoding FMN-dependent L-lactate dehydrogenase LldD — MKAASIGDYREAARRRLPHFLFEYFDGGSYAERTLHANIADLQDIALRQHVLNDVSAIDLSTTLFGQPVSMPVALGPIGLAGMAARRGEVQAARAAAAKGVPFTLSTVSACSLAEVAQGSPTPFWFQLYMMRDRGFMRSLLDEASEARCPVLVFTVDMPLPGARYRDVRSGLSGASGLRGQLRRIGQAMTRPGWAWDVGIHGRPHQLGNVAPLLGPKSGLEDFLGWMKNNFDPGITWADLDFVRAHWARPIVLKGILDTEDARRAAEAGVDGIIVSNHGGRQLDGVPSVARALPAIADAVGDRLTLLADGGVRSGLDVVRMLALGAKGVLLGRAWAFALAADGGRGVRHVLDLIEAEMRVAMALTGVTGVDRIGPETLAA; from the coding sequence GTGAAAGCAGCATCGATCGGCGACTATCGCGAAGCCGCCCGGCGACGCCTGCCGCACTTCCTGTTCGAATATTTCGACGGCGGCTCCTATGCCGAGCGGACGCTACATGCCAACATCGCCGACCTGCAGGACATTGCGCTGCGCCAGCACGTGCTGAACGACGTGTCGGCGATCGACCTGTCGACGACGTTGTTCGGCCAGCCAGTATCGATGCCCGTCGCGCTCGGTCCGATCGGCCTCGCCGGAATGGCTGCACGCCGCGGCGAGGTACAGGCCGCGCGTGCGGCGGCAGCGAAGGGTGTGCCCTTTACGCTGTCGACCGTTTCGGCCTGCTCCCTCGCCGAGGTCGCGCAGGGCTCCCCGACGCCCTTCTGGTTCCAGCTCTATATGATGCGCGACCGCGGCTTTATGCGATCGCTGCTCGACGAGGCCAGCGAGGCCCGCTGCCCCGTGCTCGTCTTCACCGTCGACATGCCGCTCCCGGGCGCGCGCTATCGCGATGTGCGCTCGGGCCTGTCGGGCGCCTCGGGACTTCGCGGGCAACTGCGCCGTATCGGCCAGGCCATGACCCGCCCCGGCTGGGCATGGGACGTCGGCATCCATGGCCGCCCGCATCAGCTAGGCAACGTCGCGCCGCTGCTCGGCCCGAAATCGGGACTCGAAGACTTCTTGGGCTGGATGAAAAATAACTTCGATCCGGGCATAACTTGGGCCGACCTGGATTTCGTTCGCGCCCACTGGGCCAGACCTATCGTCTTAAAGGGCATTTTGGACACCGAAGACGCACGGCGCGCCGCCGAGGCGGGGGTCGACGGGATCATCGTATCGAATCATGGCGGGCGCCAGCTCGATGGAGTGCCGTCGGTCGCGCGCGCGCTGCCCGCGATCGCCGATGCGGTCGGTGACCGGCTGACGCTGCTCGCCGATGGCGGCGTGCGGTCGGGCCTCGATGTCGTGCGGATGCTCGCATTGGGCGCCAAAGGCGTGCTGCTCGGTCGGGCCTGGGCATTTGCGCTCGCGGCGGACGGGGGACGCGGCGTGCGACACGTGCTCGACCTGATCGAGGCCGAAATGCGTGTCGCAATGGCGCTTACCGGGGTGACCGGGGTGGACAGGATCGGGCCGGAGACATTAGCCGCCTGA